The nucleotide sequence TTTGCTTCCATTAAATCTGTAAAGTCCACCGTAGGTTCCTATCCATAAAGCACCGTCATCGGTTTCTTCAATATCATTGGCACATCCGCCTGTAAGACCATTACTGCTGTTATAAAATCTTTCAACAAAATTTATCTTGTTTGAGGCTTCCGCAGACTGAATTGATAAGATTGGCAGAAGGATCGCTGTAAAAATTATGCCAAGAGATATCTTTCCTCCCAGTGCCTTTTTCAATTCATTTGCCCTTTTCTTCTTTTTGATCTTTTTTATTATCGCCTGACCTATATAATAAATCAGATTGGCTGTAAGTATATCAAGAAAAGATATGAAAAGGCTTGCAAAAAGACCGCTTATAAGGCTTGTCCTTAGCATTACATCCAGTTCAGTCATCACGGCATTTGTATATTCAAACGATGTCTGTCCTCCCATAAATATGCCATTTATAATCAACAAGAAGGCACTTCTGATAAAAGCGGTCATTGTCGTCATCGTTACCAGATTGCCAAGATTATCCAGATAAAATCCGCGTTTAGACATCACTCCGACAAAAATTGCGACCGGAATATCCATGACCAGAAAATAAAGTCCTATATTCATGGTAAGATATATACCAAAGCCGGTTAATATAGCAACCAAAGTGCCAAAAATCGGTCCTATCGCATAGGAAGCAAAAATGGTTCCCATAACATTTAGATAAGCAGGAATATTATATCTGTATCCCAACCATACGCCAAATATATTCAATCCGACTGCTATAACATATGCAATTATGTATTTTTTAGCTTTGTCCATGTTCTACAGCTCTTTTCATCTGTCAAGATTGTCAATGATTCCCATAAATACTTTTACTATCACAGGATCAAACTGACTTCCACTCTTTTCGTTCAGTTCCTGCTTGATCTGTTCTATTGAAAGCCTGTTTCTGTATGCCCTGTCAGAATTCATAGCATCGTAAGCATCCGCTACAGATATTATCCTGGCTATGAGTGGGATGTCATCCCCCTTGATCCCCATAGGATATCCGGTTCCATCATATCTTTCATGATGATACATTGCTCCCTCTGCTACATAAGGAAGTGATACCATTTCCTTTAATAGTTCAGCACCCTTTGTAGGATGGGATTTAACCGCTTCATATTCATCTCTGGATAATTTTTCTCCCTTGCGCAATATCTGCTCAGGAATGAAATAGTTACCTATGTCATGTACCATTGCGACATAATAAACATTATCACAATCTGACTTATCCATTCCCATCTCTTCGGCTATCATTCTCGCATACTTTGCCACCCGGTATGAATGATCTTTAGTATATGAATCCTTGATATCAGCGATCGAAGCACACAATCTGAAGGATTCCTCGAGCATTCTGTTGCTGCCATAAAGTCTGCCTTCAAAATGCAGAGTAAGAAGCGATACAACCAGCGAAAATGCAAATATAAGTATCCATATAGCAAAAAGTGAAAGATAAACTATACCTTCGGTTCCTGTAAAGTAAGATTTTTTGATAAAGTAATTTAATGTATAATCAGAAAAATCAACCTCTCCGCTCTCTGAATACATTATTATACCTATGCGCGCCTGTCCTATTCCCGACTTACTCGATGAAAGAGGTGACTCTCCCGACACACCGGAGTCATCAGGATGATAGATAAGATAATCGCCCTTTGTCAGCGGTATAAGGAGATCCTGTCCTGCCATGAAATGCTTCAGCGTAACATCTTTTTCCTCATAATCTCTGAGGTCAATGGTCTGAATATTTTCCTCGCCGTCAATAAACTGATGTATCTCCATCTTTCCGCACCAGGAATTATTAATGAAACAGTCATCCTGAATATTAAGTCTTATATACCAGTCTTTCATTATTCCTTCAGAATTATTAGTGACTGCGGCCTCATATATACGGGCATATATGACCTTATCCGGAAAAGCATTGTCCTTCTCCCATTTGTCAGTAACCTGTCCTCTCGGATGTATATCTATCATTACATCCGTTTCCGTAGAATCAGGTGTGACTTTTCTCTCTAAAGAATTCTGTCTGTTAACCTCCAGGACATGCAGGACAAATCCCGCAACTATGATACACAATAATATTCCTAAGAATATCATTAACTTTCTTACAACACCTTTGATCACCCTCAACCTATTCATCCGAGTATCCCCCAATCAGCATTCTTTCTTCAAAAGCCTTCCCTGTAAGAGGCTTGTCAAAATAAAAACCTTGTATAACATCACAGCCGAGACTGTCCAGAGTCGCCAGCTGTTCTTTTCTTTCTACGCCTTCTGCCAATACCTCAACATTCAACGCTTTAGCCATTTTAATTATATAGTTGAGTATCGTCAGATCCTTTGCATATGCACGATCCACAAATCCTTTATCAATTTTCAGCGTATCAAAAGTAACTTCCCTTAAAAGACTGAGTGATGAACTTCCGCATCCAAAATCATCTACTGCCACGCGATAACCAAGTCTGTGAAGATTATCTACAAATTCTCCCAGAACACTTATCGGGAACTCATCTATCGTCTCAGTGATCTCTATTTCGATCATCTTTTTAGGTACATGATATTCATTAACTATCTCATCTATTTCATTCGCCGCATTTTCGTTTGAAAGATTTCGCCTCGAAAAATTAACTGATATAGTTGGCGGTACTATTCCCTTTGTTATCCATTTTGATATGTCCGCGCATAAATGCCTCAGCATATAAAAATCCATATCACACATGAGGTCATTCTGCTCGAGCATTGGTATGAATTTTCCGGGAGAAATCATCTGTCCCTTGTGCTGCCATCTTACCAATGCTTCAGCTCCACAAAGCCTTTTATTATGTATATTTACCTTTGGCTGATAATAAACCTTAAACTCATTATTTGCCATTGCAAGGGGAATATCATTTTCAAATCTCTTTCTCTCTTTTATATCCGAATAAAGCTTTTCCGTCATATAGGTGACGTTGCCCTTTTTAACCATTTTTCCGTAATTCAGAGCCCCGTGAGCTATTGAAATGATTTCTTCTCCGGGCATTTTCTGTTCAAGCGGAAAAAATATACCTGATCTGGTAGCTACATTTATACTGTAATTTCTGTCCTCATATTCAATTTCAAATAAATGCTCTTTCAGGTTTTCAAGGAAATTATCGAGGTTCTGCCTTAAAACCACAGCTATAAACCTGTCTCCGGTCTGTCTTGCCACGATCTCCTCTTTTGTGATGCTTCTCTCGAGCCATCTCGCATAATCACGCAAAACAAGATTACCAATATCCATTCCATAGCGGTCATTTATAAATCCAAACCTTATGATATCGAAATAAACTATTGCGTAACCTTTTATAGTGTTTTTGTCAGAAAGTTCATTCAGGAATTCTATGCATGCGTGCTCATTCAAAAGACCAGTCTGCTGTTCCCTGGTCTTTAATACGTTTCTTTCTCTTATATGAATCTCATATCTCGAATATATGAAAAAACTCACAATAAAAATTATAAAAAAGAACTCACTGTATTCCTTGAAAAACTCAAAAAAACTCATGGATTTTTTAATCCCCTCATAATCTGATTTGTAAAAGAACAAATAGATTTAATTTGTAACGAACTTGCTTACCGTATCCTTAAGAGAAGCTGAATAATCAGAGAGCTCAGTACTTGATGCCGCACATTCCTCAGATATACCGGAGTTTTCTGTTACAACATCCAGTATAGCCTTTGAGAAGTTGTTGATCTCAAGCATATTTGATTTCTGAGTCTTACTCTGCTCATTTATCTGATTTATGATCTCATTGACCTTTGCCGTGTTTTCTGTAATGCTGTCAAGTGATGCAGCTGCAGTATTAACAACCGAAGTGCCATGCTCTATGCTTTCAAGGGTATTTGCAATAAGGTCACGGATAGTCTTTGTAGACTGTGCAGATCCCTCTGCAAGTTCCCTGACTTCCTCTGCTACGACAGCAAAACCTTTTCCTGCCTCACCAGCTCTTGCTGCCTCTATAGATGCATTAAGCGAAAGCAGATTTGTCTGGGAGGTGATAGAATCAAGTGCTCCAAGTATTAAACGGATCTCCTCTGATGCCTTGCTTATCTCTCCCATAGCATCTACTGCATTGCTCATCCGGACTTTACTTTCTTCAATACTCCTTACCGTATTCTCGCCGGATCTTACAGCTTCATCCACATAATTTCCAACCTCTTCATTGAGCTCCATTGTCACGTTGATCTTTTCCTGAAGCTCTCCTATGCTTCCGGTCTGAGTCATTGCACCGTCCGCAAGGCTCTGTGATACTTTTGAAACCTCATTTGCACTTACCGCAACCTGATCCGCAAGTCTTCCCATAGATTGGATATCATTACAGAGTGTGGAACGTATATTTGTAAGATTCTCCTTTATCGGAATATAGTCACCGACATATTCCATATCTGTACTGTCCACAAGATTACCTTCTGCCATGGTACTGAGATTAGAATCTATGTCATGGACATACTCCGTAAGAGATGATTTCATTTTGTTAAGGAGGTCATACATCGCTCCTATCTCATCATCCCTTTCATAATTAAAATCTATAAGAAGGCTTCCATTGGCAAGCTTATCAACATCCTCTTCAAGACCGTAAATAGGCTTAACAACGCGTTCATCAAATACCTGATAAACGTTTTTCAAAATTATGGCTACGGAAATTGCAAATGCAATCAGCATTACATAAAGAATTCCGGCTAATACGTCAACCACAAGCTGGGCAGAACTTACCATATCATTAGTAAGCCCGAAATATGTTTCGGATTTTTCAAGAAGCGCTGCTCCGTCACCTGTTGATTTATAATCTTCTATAGCCGGCTTTATTTCATTATTCCAGTAATCCTCGACCGTTGTACGCTTTTTTCCAAACGATCCAAGATGCATGGCTCCCTTTAGCTTAGTGAGCATACTGTCCATTTTTCCTATAGCCTCGGTCGCATCAGATCCCGCAAATACCTGCTTTATGGCTCTCTGACTGCCTCCACGGACTATACCCGCATTATTAACAACTGCTGTATATTGTGTAAAAAGAAATAGACATGCCATTAAAACAACCACTACGACCGTAATGATCACAAAAACCTTCTGAAGCTTAGTGAGAATAAGATAGGCAATAGAATTTTTGTTCAGCTTGCTCCTCATATAGAATACCCCCAAAAGTTTTCATCCGCAAGCGATAGCGGACTTATTAAATTAAAAAACTACATATATTTAAACCTTACCACATAAGATATGGTTTTTTCTATAATGTGCCTTAAAAAGTGCAGTAACAAAAGTATTTTTATCTGTGCAATATCTTGGCTGATATTCTATAAAAAAGAGACGATTCTGATACGAACCGTCTCTGCCTTCTCTCTTTATTTACTTCAAAATATCATAAAGTATATCCACACATTTATCCATGCCTATGTCACCTGTATTAAGGCTGATGTCATAATCTATGATCATTCCTGGCTGGCGTTTGGTGTACATCTTGTAAAAGTTATCTCTTTCAGAATCACGCTTTTCAACGTATTTTCTTATATCCATTTTGCCATACTCTTTGAGCTCTTCAGCCCTTTTAATTCTTTTCTCTATATCAGCAAAGAGAAAAATATCGAATGATGGGATATTGGCCAGGTTAAATATTATATTTGAGCAGCGTCCAACTATTATGCAGGGTTCTGAAACGATCTCCATCATCATTTTTACCTGGGCATCAAATATTGCATCATATGAACTGCTGTAGGCTGAAGAATTTCTAAGGAGTCTGTTGAATAATCCTGAGAAATAACTTATTTCCTCGCCTTCTTCTTTTATCTCATCCTCTGAAAAGCCGCTTTTTTCGGCAGTCAGCCTTACGATGTCCTTATCATAAAATGGAATTCCGAGTTTTTCGGAAAGCCCTCTTGCAACAGTTCTTCCGCCGGCACCATACTGTCTGCCTATTGTAACAACCTTATATTTTGAATTCATTACGCCTTTACCCCCATTTTGCTTATCCTGTTACTCCTTATCTTCTGAATTATACATCCTGCCCCAACAAGCGCCAGCCCCACAAAGTCCGTGAGATGATTTGGATCTATCATACATATTCCGCCTACAAGAAGTAAGAGTCTTTCTGCAATGATCATGTTTGTAAAGAGATAACCCTCAAGTGCTGCTGAGATTCCAAATATTCCAATGAATGAGGTGCACGCTATCAGAACAACTCCTGCAGCACTGGTATCTATAAGCAGAAGTGCCGGATTCATGCAGAATACATAAGGTACTATGAAAACCGCGATCGCAAGTCTTGACGCATTGAAGGCTGTTTTCATCGGATTTGACTTTGCTATAGCCGATCCTGCATAGGCCGCAAGTGCTACAGGCGGTGTGATATCCGCAACTATTCCGAAATAAAATACAAAGAAATGTGCTGCAAGTGCAGGTACGCCCATTCTTACAAGTATCGGAGCAGTTGTTGCTGCCATGATACAGTAGTTAGCCGTTGTAGGTACTCCCATTCCAAGTACGATACAGCAAAGCATTGTAAGGAGGAGTGCGATTATAAGTTTATCGCCTGCAACTGAAATGATCGCATTGATAAGTTCATTTGCAAGTCCTGTCATTGTTATGCAACCTGAAATTATACCGGCAACACCACAGGCTGCAGCTACTGTTATAGCTCCTTTTCCGCCTGTTACCAATGCATCAAATATCTTAGCCGGAGTTATACGATTGTCTTTATTAAAGAGACTTACTACTATCGTAAGTAATATTGCAAAGCTTGCTGCTCTCTGCATTGTCATCATGTTTCCTGATACCCATACGACAAGCATTACCAGCGGAAGTAAGAGATAGAGCTTCTTAATTATATTTCCGATCTTTGGAAGTTCTTCTTTCGGAATTCCCGAAAGATTAAGTTTCTTAGCTTCGAGGTGAACTGCTATAAATATTCCTGCGAAATAAAGTACTGCCGGGATTATCGCCCTGCTTATTATATCCGCATAGGGAACGCCAACGAAGTCAGCCATAAGGAAAGCTGCCGCTCCCATTATAGGAGGCATTATCTGTCCGCCTGTTGATGATGCTGCCTCTATGGCACCTGCGAATTCAGCACGGTATCCTGTCTTTTTCATCATCGGGATAGTTACTGATCCTGTTGTAACGGTATTTCCAACCGACGAACCGGAAACCATTCCGCAAAGAGCTGAGGAAATTACGGCTACCTTTGCAGGACCGCCTGCATATTTACCTGCTACGCAGTTTGCCATTTCGATAAAGAAATTTGATATTCCTGTCTTCTCTAAGAAGCCGCCGAATATTATAAATACTACAATATATTTTGAACATACGCTTACTGGTGTTGCAAATATACCTTCTTTTGTATAAAAAAGATTTCTTACAAGGTACTTTACTCTGCCGAAAAACTCCGGATTTGTAAGACCAAAGCTTAATGCATATATGATAAAGAATCCTGCTACCAGCAATATCGGTATACCTACGCATCGTCTGGTTACTTCTATAAGGGCAAGTACGGCAACTATACCTATGATTATCTGATAGGTATGAAATCTCGTTCCCTGCTGAATTATAGAATTTGCATTAAAGGTAAAGTAAAGGTAAGAGCCTGTTCCCAGGATCATCATAACTATATCGTACCAGGGCATATGATTTGGCTTTGTAACACCTTTTTTTATTGGATAAAGCAGAAAGCCCATGAGGATTATCAATGCAAGAAATGATGTAAGTCTTATTTCTTCCAGAAATGTTGCAAAAAGTGTTACGTAAATGCACCAAATGGAAAAAGCTGCTATTACAAATCTTATTATCTTCTGGGCATTACCGGTCCACACACGGGTATTGCTCTCTCTGTCATATTTTCTCATTACAGCATCGATCGATGCCTGTGCCTGACTGGCATTGTTCGGACTGTTACTTTTATTCTGATGGATCAATTTTTTCCTCTCCTTATTATTTTATTCTGTTTCAACCGTTATTCCATGTTCAGCATAATATTTTGCTGCCCCCTTATGGAACGGTGCAGCCATACCCTCTGTCGCATTTTCAACGCTGAGCTCGCTTCCCTTTGCATTCTCAGCCTTTATCTCTTCTGTATGGTCAAAAAGAGCTGCTGTCATATTATAAACGGTATCCTCATCAACACTCGCATCCACGATCAAGGTTGCTTTGACAGTGATAGTCTCAATAGGCTCGTTCTGATCCGGATAAGTATTTGCAGGAATCTGTAATGCCGTATAATATGGGCACTCCGATAAAATATTATCTCTCAGCTCACCATCAATATTTATGATATTTACACCATTTGTTGTTGCGAGCTCTGTAATTGCAGTGGTCGGTGCACCCGCAACTATAAATGCAGCATCTATCTTACCGTCTTTAAGTGCTTCTTTACTGTCCTCGAAGCTCAGATACTGAGGCTTGATATCATCAAGTGTAATGCCTGCTCCATTAAGCACATCGAGCGCATTAAAGTAAACTCCGGAACCTGCCTCACCTATTGATATGCTCTTTCCCTTTAACTCTTCCACAGATTTGATATCATCATCCATCGAGAAGAGCTGGACAGTTTCGTTGTAAAGTCCGCCAAT is from Lachnospiraceae bacterium C1.1 and encodes:
- a CDS encoding HD-GYP domain-containing protein, whose protein sequence is MNRLRVIKGVVRKLMIFLGILLCIIVAGFVLHVLEVNRQNSLERKVTPDSTETDVMIDIHPRGQVTDKWEKDNAFPDKVIYARIYEAAVTNNSEGIMKDWYIRLNIQDDCFINNSWCGKMEIHQFIDGEENIQTIDLRDYEEKDVTLKHFMAGQDLLIPLTKGDYLIYHPDDSGVSGESPLSSSKSGIGQARIGIIMYSESGEVDFSDYTLNYFIKKSYFTGTEGIVYLSLFAIWILIFAFSLVVSLLTLHFEGRLYGSNRMLEESFRLCASIADIKDSYTKDHSYRVAKYARMIAEEMGMDKSDCDNVYYVAMVHDIGNYFIPEQILRKGEKLSRDEYEAVKSHPTKGAELLKEMVSLPYVAEGAMYHHERYDGTGYPMGIKGDDIPLIARIISVADAYDAMNSDRAYRNRLSIEQIKQELNEKSGSQFDPVIVKVFMGIIDNLDR
- a CDS encoding GGDEF domain-containing phosphodiesterase gives rise to the protein MSFFEFFKEYSEFFFIIFIVSFFIYSRYEIHIRERNVLKTREQQTGLLNEHACIEFLNELSDKNTIKGYAIVYFDIIRFGFINDRYGMDIGNLVLRDYARWLERSITKEEIVARQTGDRFIAVVLRQNLDNFLENLKEHLFEIEYEDRNYSINVATRSGIFFPLEQKMPGEEIISIAHGALNYGKMVKKGNVTYMTEKLYSDIKERKRFENDIPLAMANNEFKVYYQPKVNIHNKRLCGAEALVRWQHKGQMISPGKFIPMLEQNDLMCDMDFYMLRHLCADISKWITKGIVPPTISVNFSRRNLSNENAANEIDEIVNEYHVPKKMIEIEITETIDEFPISVLGEFVDNLHRLGYRVAVDDFGCGSSSLSLLREVTFDTLKIDKGFVDRAYAKDLTILNYIIKMAKALNVEVLAEGVERKEQLATLDSLGCDVIQGFYFDKPLTGKAFEERMLIGGYSDE
- a CDS encoding methyl-accepting chemotaxis protein — translated: MRSKLNKNSIAYLILTKLQKVFVIITVVVVVLMACLFLFTQYTAVVNNAGIVRGGSQRAIKQVFAGSDATEAIGKMDSMLTKLKGAMHLGSFGKKRTTVEDYWNNEIKPAIEDYKSTGDGAALLEKSETYFGLTNDMVSSAQLVVDVLAGILYVMLIAFAISVAIILKNVYQVFDERVVKPIYGLEEDVDKLANGSLLIDFNYERDDEIGAMYDLLNKMKSSLTEYVHDIDSNLSTMAEGNLVDSTDMEYVGDYIPIKENLTNIRSTLCNDIQSMGRLADQVAVSANEVSKVSQSLADGAMTQTGSIGELQEKINVTMELNEEVGNYVDEAVRSGENTVRSIEESKVRMSNAVDAMGEISKASEEIRLILGALDSITSQTNLLSLNASIEAARAGEAGKGFAVVAEEVRELAEGSAQSTKTIRDLIANTLESIEHGTSVVNTAAASLDSITENTAKVNEIINQINEQSKTQKSNMLEINNFSKAILDVVTENSGISEECAASSTELSDYSASLKDTVSKFVTN
- a CDS encoding cytidylate kinase-like family protein → MNSKYKVVTIGRQYGAGGRTVARGLSEKLGIPFYDKDIVRLTAEKSGFSEDEIKEEGEEISYFSGLFNRLLRNSSAYSSSYDAIFDAQVKMMMEIVSEPCIIVGRCSNIIFNLANIPSFDIFLFADIEKRIKRAEELKEYGKMDIRKYVEKRDSERDNFYKMYTKRQPGMIIDYDISLNTGDIGMDKCVDILYDILK
- a CDS encoding TRAP transporter permease, which encodes MRKYDRESNTRVWTGNAQKIIRFVIAAFSIWCIYVTLFATFLEEIRLTSFLALIILMGFLLYPIKKGVTKPNHMPWYDIVMMILGTGSYLYFTFNANSIIQQGTRFHTYQIIIGIVAVLALIEVTRRCVGIPILLVAGFFIIYALSFGLTNPEFFGRVKYLVRNLFYTKEGIFATPVSVCSKYIVVFIIFGGFLEKTGISNFFIEMANCVAGKYAGGPAKVAVISSALCGMVSGSSVGNTVTTGSVTIPMMKKTGYRAEFAGAIEAASSTGGQIMPPIMGAAAFLMADFVGVPYADIISRAIIPAVLYFAGIFIAVHLEAKKLNLSGIPKEELPKIGNIIKKLYLLLPLVMLVVWVSGNMMTMQRAASFAILLTIVVSLFNKDNRITPAKIFDALVTGGKGAITVAAACGVAGIISGCITMTGLANELINAIISVAGDKLIIALLLTMLCCIVLGMGVPTTANYCIMAATTAPILVRMGVPALAAHFFVFYFGIVADITPPVALAAYAGSAIAKSNPMKTAFNASRLAIAVFIVPYVFCMNPALLLIDTSAAGVVLIACTSFIGIFGISAALEGYLFTNMIIAERLLLLVGGICMIDPNHLTDFVGLALVGAGCIIQKIRSNRISKMGVKA
- a CDS encoding TAXI family TRAP transporter solute-binding subunit; translated protein: MKKKLIAFALSAVMAAACLTACDAGKERMMFGTGGTAGTYYAYGGILSQYMTKYAGVKVTAVSTGGSKVNIQSIQDHDFQLGFTQSDVMDYAWNGTKTFEKDGAVKDFRVIGGLYNETVQLFSMDDDIKSVEELKGKSISIGEAGSGVYFNALDVLNGAGITLDDIKPQYLSFEDSKEALKDGKIDAAFIVAGAPTTAITELATTNGVNIINIDGELRDNILSECPYYTALQIPANTYPDQNEPIETITVKATLIVDASVDEDTVYNMTAALFDHTEEIKAENAKGSELSVENATEGMAAPFHKGAAKYYAEHGITVETE